One Leclercia pneumoniae genomic region harbors:
- the pdeH gene encoding cyclic-guanylate-specific phosphodiesterase, translated as MKLQQDIQRLVVPQASIENLQEHRYWLQCERAYTCQPIYRIDGTLMAVEILTIVTHPSTPDQRIAPDRYFAEIPVRKRLDVLEEQLTMLAEKQPFFMQHKILASVNVDGPTLMAVRQDETLKQLIATLPWIRFELVEHIRLPQDSTFAAMCEFAPLWLDDFGTGMANFSALSEVRYDYIKVARDLFIMLRQTPEGRNLFTLLLQLMNRYCQGVIVEGIETLEEWRDVQSSPAAAAQGYFLSRPVPMDTLENVILTL; from the coding sequence ATGAAGTTACAGCAGGATATCCAGCGGCTAGTTGTTCCTCAGGCAAGTATTGAGAACTTGCAGGAGCATCGCTACTGGCTGCAATGTGAGCGCGCTTACACCTGTCAGCCCATCTATCGCATTGATGGCACGCTGATGGCCGTTGAGATCCTGACCATCGTGACGCATCCGTCAACGCCCGATCAGCGTATCGCGCCGGATCGCTACTTTGCGGAAATTCCGGTGCGCAAACGTCTGGATGTGCTGGAAGAACAGCTCACCATGCTGGCGGAAAAGCAGCCCTTTTTCATGCAGCATAAGATCCTCGCCTCGGTAAACGTCGATGGCCCTACGCTGATGGCGGTGCGTCAGGATGAGACGTTAAAGCAGCTCATCGCTACGCTGCCGTGGATCCGCTTTGAGCTGGTTGAGCATATACGCTTACCGCAAGATTCGACCTTCGCTGCAATGTGCGAGTTTGCTCCGCTGTGGCTGGACGACTTCGGTACCGGCATGGCCAACTTCTCGGCTCTGAGCGAAGTGCGCTATGACTACATCAAAGTGGCGCGCGATCTCTTCATCATGCTGCGCCAAACACCGGAAGGGCGGAACCTGTTCACCCTGTTGCTTCAGCTGATGAACCGCTACTGCCAGGGGGTCATTGTCGAGGGCATCGAGACGCTGGAAGAGTGGCGAGACGTGCAAAGCTCTCCGGCCGCTGCTGCGCAGGGTTACTTCCTCTCTCGCCCCGTCCCGATGGACACGCTCGAAAACGTCATCCTTACTCTGTAG
- a CDS encoding MFS transporter translates to MQATTTTLDSQQENAPVNSRNKVVVASLIGTAIEFFDFYIYATAAVIVFPHIFFPQGDPTAATLQSLATFAIAFVARPIGSALFGHFGDRIGRKVTLVASLLTMGISTVAIGLLPTYETIGILAPVLLALARFGQGLGLGGEWGGAALLATENAPARKRALYGSFPQLGAPIGFFFANGTFLLLSWLLNDEQFMNWGWRIPFIFSAVLVLIGLYVRVSLHETPVFAKVAAAKKQVKVPMGTLLTKHVRVTVLGTFIMLATYTLFYIMTVYSMTYSTAPAPVGLGLPRNEVLWMLMMAVIGFGVMVPIAGLLADKFGRRASMITITSLIILFALFVFPPLLGSGSPALVMAYLLIGLSLMGLTFGPMGALLPELFPTEVRYTGASFSYNVSSILGASVAPYIATWLQANYGLFYVGVYLAAMAALTLIALLLTHETRHQSL, encoded by the coding sequence ATGCAGGCCACAACCACAACTCTCGATTCACAACAGGAAAACGCCCCGGTTAACTCACGTAACAAAGTCGTTGTCGCCTCTCTGATTGGCACCGCCATCGAGTTTTTCGACTTCTACATTTACGCGACCGCTGCGGTTATCGTCTTTCCACATATCTTCTTCCCGCAGGGCGACCCGACCGCCGCGACGCTGCAGTCTCTGGCGACCTTTGCCATCGCCTTTGTGGCGCGGCCGATTGGTTCCGCGCTCTTTGGTCACTTTGGTGACCGTATTGGCCGCAAAGTCACGCTGGTTGCTTCGCTGCTGACCATGGGGATCTCTACCGTCGCCATCGGCCTGCTGCCCACTTACGAGACCATCGGCATTCTGGCGCCGGTGTTGCTGGCGCTGGCGCGTTTTGGTCAGGGTCTGGGTCTGGGCGGTGAATGGGGCGGCGCGGCGCTGCTGGCCACCGAGAACGCCCCCGCACGTAAACGTGCACTGTACGGCTCCTTCCCGCAGCTGGGTGCCCCGATTGGCTTCTTCTTTGCTAACGGGACCTTCCTGCTGCTCTCCTGGCTGCTGAATGATGAGCAGTTTATGAACTGGGGCTGGCGTATTCCGTTTATTTTCTCTGCCGTGCTGGTGCTGATTGGCCTGTATGTGCGCGTCTCGCTGCACGAGACGCCGGTATTCGCCAAAGTCGCAGCGGCCAAAAAGCAGGTTAAAGTGCCGATGGGTACGCTGCTGACCAAACATGTCCGCGTGACCGTGCTCGGCACCTTTATCATGCTGGCAACTTATACCCTGTTCTATATCATGACCGTCTACTCCATGACCTACAGCACCGCGCCTGCGCCGGTCGGCCTGGGGCTGCCGCGTAATGAAGTGCTGTGGATGTTGATGATGGCGGTGATTGGCTTTGGCGTGATGGTGCCTATCGCCGGCCTGCTGGCGGATAAATTTGGCCGCCGCGCGAGCATGATCACCATCACCTCGCTGATTATCCTGTTTGCGCTGTTCGTCTTCCCGCCGCTGCTGGGTTCCGGCAGCCCGGCGCTGGTGATGGCCTACCTGCTGATTGGCCTGAGCCTGATGGGGTTGACCTTTGGCCCGATGGGTGCGCTTCTGCCTGAGTTGTTCCCGACTGAAGTGCGTTATACCGGTGCCTCGTTCTCCTATAACGTCTCGTCGATTCTGGGGGCTTCCGTGGCGCCCTACATCGCCACCTGGTTACAGGCAAACTACGGACTGTTCTACGTGGGTGTCTACCTGGCCGCGATGGCAGCTCTGACGCTGATTGCCTTGCTGCTGACGCACGAAACGCGGCATCAGTCGCTGTAA
- a CDS encoding AsmA family protein, whose product MTKTTKIITWSLGIFLLLIVVIIVIIATFDWNRLKPTINQKVSTELNRPFAIRGDLGVVWERQKEETGWRSWVPWPHIHANDIILGNPPDIPEITMVHLPRVEATLAPLALFTKTVYLPWIKLQQPDARLIRLSEKKNNWTFDLAGSDEEKDPNAKPSSWSFRLDNILFDRGRIDINDAVTKADIEIFVDPLGKPLPFSEVTGNKGKKDKVGDYVFGLKAEGRYNDQPLSGKGKIGGMLALRSEGTPFPVQADFRSGNTRVAFVGTVNDPMKMGGVDLQLKFAGDSLGELYELTGVLLPDTPPFETDGHLVAKIDTEKSSVYDYRDFNGRIGDSDIHGSLTYTTGKPRPKLEGDLESRQLRLADLGPLIGVDSGKGAERAKRAEQKKGEKSAQPAGKVLPNDRFETDKWDVMDADVRFKGRRIEHGSSLPISDLSTHILLKNADLRLQPLKFGMAGGTISSNIHLEGDKSPMRGRADIQARRLKLKELMPDVELMQKTLGEMNGDAEIRGTGNSVAALLGNGNGNLKLLMNDGLISRNLMEILGLNVGNFIIGQIFGDDEVRVNCAAANIDLANGVARPQIFAFDTENAVINVTGTASMASEQLDLTINPESKGIRIVTLRSPLYVRGTFKNPDAGVKAGPLIARGAVAAALATLVTPAAALLALISPSEGDANQCRNILAQMKK is encoded by the coding sequence ATGACCAAGACAACAAAGATAATCACCTGGTCGCTAGGGATCTTCTTGTTGTTGATTGTGGTGATAATCGTCATTATTGCGACGTTTGACTGGAATCGCCTCAAACCGACCATCAACCAGAAAGTCTCGACTGAGTTAAACCGGCCATTCGCCATTCGTGGTGATTTGGGCGTAGTGTGGGAGCGCCAGAAAGAGGAAACCGGCTGGCGCAGCTGGGTTCCATGGCCACACATCCATGCTAACGACATCATTCTCGGCAACCCGCCGGATATCCCCGAAATTACCATGGTGCATCTGCCGCGTGTAGAGGCCACGCTGGCGCCGCTGGCGCTGTTCACTAAAACGGTCTATCTACCGTGGATCAAGTTGCAACAGCCGGATGCCCGGCTGATCCGTCTGTCGGAAAAAAAGAACAACTGGACCTTTGATCTGGCGGGGAGTGACGAAGAAAAAGATCCCAACGCCAAACCGTCCTCCTGGTCTTTCCGCCTGGATAATATCCTCTTCGATCGCGGACGGATCGATATCAACGATGCGGTGACGAAGGCAGATATTGAGATCTTTGTCGATCCGCTGGGTAAACCGTTGCCCTTTAGCGAAGTGACGGGGAACAAAGGCAAAAAAGATAAGGTCGGTGATTACGTCTTTGGCCTGAAGGCGGAAGGGCGCTACAACGACCAGCCTTTAAGCGGCAAGGGTAAAATTGGCGGTATGCTGGCCCTGCGAAGCGAAGGCACGCCGTTCCCGGTACAGGCTGATTTCCGCTCTGGCAATACGCGGGTGGCCTTCGTTGGCACGGTAAACGACCCGATGAAAATGGGTGGTGTTGATCTCCAGCTGAAATTTGCCGGGGATTCGCTGGGCGAGCTTTATGAGCTGACTGGCGTGCTGCTGCCCGATACTCCACCGTTTGAAACCGACGGTCATCTGGTCGCGAAAATTGATACCGAAAAGTCGTCGGTCTATGACTATCGCGACTTTAATGGCCGCATCGGCGACAGTGATATCCACGGCTCGCTAACCTACACCACCGGCAAGCCGCGGCCGAAGCTTGAAGGGGATCTGGAGTCCCGGCAGCTGCGCCTCGCCGACCTGGGCCCGCTGATCGGGGTGGATTCGGGCAAGGGTGCCGAGCGCGCGAAACGCGCCGAGCAGAAAAAGGGTGAGAAAAGCGCTCAGCCTGCCGGCAAGGTGCTACCAAACGATCGTTTTGAAACAGATAAATGGGACGTGATGGACGCCGATGTGCGTTTCAAAGGCCGCCGTATTGAACATGGCAGTAGCCTGCCCATTAGCGATCTCTCTACCCATATTCTGCTGAAAAATGCCGACCTGCGCCTGCAGCCGCTGAAGTTCGGCATGGCGGGCGGAACCATCTCATCAAATATTCATCTGGAAGGGGATAAAAGCCCCATGCGTGGGCGGGCAGATATTCAGGCGCGGCGGCTGAAGTTAAAAGAGCTGATGCCTGACGTCGAATTAATGCAGAAAACCCTCGGTGAAATGAACGGTGATGCTGAGATCCGCGGTACCGGTAATTCCGTGGCTGCTCTGCTGGGTAACGGCAACGGTAACCTGAAGCTACTGATGAACGATGGACTGATCAGCCGTAACCTGATGGAGATCCTCGGCCTGAATGTGGGCAACTTTATCATTGGTCAGATTTTTGGCGATGATGAAGTGCGGGTGAACTGCGCGGCGGCCAATATCGATCTGGCCAACGGCGTTGCCCGACCGCAGATCTTCGCCTTCGATACGGAGAATGCGGTCATCAACGTGACGGGCACCGCCAGCATGGCCTCTGAGCAGCTCGACCTCACCATCAATCCGGAAAGTAAGGGCATCCGTATCGTTACGCTGCGCTCGCCGCTGTACGTACGCGGAACCTTTAAAAATCCGGATGCGGGGGTGAAAGCCGGGCCGTTGATTGCCCGTGGTGCGGTGGCCGCGGCGCTGGCAACACTGGTAACGCCGGCGGCGGCGCTGCTGGCGTTGATTTCACCGTCTGAAGGGGATGCGAATCAGTGTCGGAATATACTGGCACAGATGAAAAAGTAA
- a CDS encoding GNAT family N-acetyltransferase, translating into MPVLHTPRLTCSPLGEADWSFFLALQQDPDVMRYVADNRPETAIREAFESRLPEWTPGSAHWLCLLVRDTLSQTPLGVTGYLHHEEDIAEVGFLFAPQAQGLGYGFESLKAVCDFAFNEGGIRRLTATVTAGNLPSRRLLEKQGFVLEGELRENYQLAGRWHNDWLFGLLKKEYQQA; encoded by the coding sequence ATGCCGGTACTGCATACCCCGCGTTTAACCTGCTCGCCGCTGGGCGAAGCGGATTGGTCCTTTTTCCTGGCGCTTCAGCAAGACCCGGACGTGATGCGCTACGTTGCAGATAACCGCCCGGAAACGGCGATCCGGGAGGCCTTTGAATCCCGCCTGCCCGAGTGGACGCCTGGCAGCGCGCACTGGTTATGCTTGCTGGTTCGGGACACCCTCAGCCAGACGCCACTGGGCGTAACGGGATATCTGCATCATGAAGAGGATATTGCCGAGGTGGGATTCTTATTCGCCCCGCAGGCGCAGGGTCTGGGATATGGCTTTGAATCGTTAAAAGCGGTGTGTGATTTTGCCTTTAACGAGGGGGGAATTCGCCGGTTAACTGCCACCGTGACGGCCGGAAACCTGCCCTCCAGGCGGCTGCTGGAGAAGCAGGGTTTTGTGCTGGAAGGCGAGCTGCGAGAAAATTATCAGTTGGCTGGCCGGTGGCATAATGACTGGCTGTTTGGCCTGCTGAAAAAAGAGTATCAGCAGGCGTAA
- a CDS encoding SDR family NAD(P)-dependent oxidoreductase, which translates to MSERIAIVTGGSRGLGKNAALKLAAKGVGIILTWNSSQQEALDVVREIEQKGVKAAALQLNVGEVAGFEHFAQQVGETLRQHWQRDSFDYLLNNAGVGLYAPYVETSEAQFDNVMNIHLKGPFFLTQRLLPLMRDGGRILNVSSGLARFALPGSSTYAAMKGAMEVLTRYQAKELGERGISANIIAPGAIETDFGGGMVRDNAELNQQIAAQTALGRVGLPDDIGDAIAALLSDELGWMNAQRIEVSGGMFL; encoded by the coding sequence ATGAGTGAACGTATAGCCATTGTGACCGGCGGCAGCCGGGGATTGGGGAAAAACGCGGCGCTGAAGCTGGCTGCGAAAGGTGTCGGAATTATCCTCACCTGGAATAGCAGCCAACAGGAAGCGCTCGATGTTGTTCGCGAAATTGAGCAAAAAGGGGTGAAAGCCGCAGCGTTACAGTTGAACGTCGGCGAAGTTGCCGGCTTCGAACATTTTGCTCAGCAGGTCGGGGAGACCCTCAGGCAGCACTGGCAGCGCGACAGCTTCGACTATTTATTGAACAATGCTGGGGTGGGTTTATATGCCCCCTACGTTGAAACCAGCGAAGCGCAATTTGATAACGTCATGAACATCCATTTAAAAGGTCCGTTTTTCCTGACGCAGCGTCTCCTGCCGCTGATGAGAGACGGGGGACGGATTTTGAACGTCTCTTCCGGGCTGGCACGCTTTGCGCTACCAGGGTCCAGCACCTATGCAGCGATGAAAGGGGCGATGGAGGTGTTAACCCGCTATCAGGCGAAAGAGCTGGGGGAACGCGGCATTAGCGCCAATATCATCGCGCCAGGGGCGATTGAAACTGATTTCGGTGGCGGCATGGTACGTGATAATGCCGAGCTGAATCAGCAGATCGCCGCGCAAACCGCGCTGGGGCGCGTAGGTCTGCCGGATGATATTGGTGATGCTATCGCCGCGCTGCTCAGCGATGAGCTGGGCTGGATGAACGCCCAGCGCATTGAAGTCTCGGGCGGTATGTTCCTGTAA
- a CDS encoding LysR family transcriptional regulator, with protein MDKIHAMQLFIRVAELESFSRAADSLGLPKGSVSRQIQALENGLGTQLLHRTTRRVSLTQDGMVYYERAKDLLANLDELDGLFLLDPASISGRLRVDMPVAIARNLVIPRLPQFLQQYPGIELELSSSDRLVDVIREGFDCVVRVGTLKDSGLIARPLGKLSVINCASPDYLTRFGYPETLDDLASHAVVHYALNLGSRPQGFEYYDGESTRWVKTGGILTVNSTETYHASALAGLGIIQVPRVGARDALRAKKLLEILPQYRPGPMPVSLIYPHRRNLSRRVRLFMEWLTELMKAYVD; from the coding sequence ATGGATAAAATTCACGCAATGCAGCTCTTCATTCGTGTCGCGGAACTGGAGAGTTTTTCTCGCGCAGCGGACTCTTTAGGCCTGCCTAAAGGGAGCGTATCCCGGCAAATTCAGGCGCTGGAGAACGGGCTTGGCACGCAATTACTGCACCGGACCACCCGCCGCGTCAGCCTTACGCAGGACGGAATGGTCTATTACGAGCGGGCAAAAGATCTGCTGGCAAACCTCGACGAACTGGATGGTCTTTTTTTGCTCGACCCTGCCAGTATCAGCGGACGACTGCGGGTGGATATGCCGGTGGCCATTGCACGAAATTTAGTCATTCCGCGACTGCCCCAGTTTTTACAGCAGTATCCCGGTATCGAACTGGAGTTGAGCAGTAGTGACCGTCTGGTGGATGTGATTCGGGAAGGATTCGACTGCGTGGTGCGCGTCGGCACTCTGAAAGATTCTGGTCTTATTGCACGCCCGCTGGGCAAACTGTCAGTCATCAACTGCGCCAGCCCCGATTATCTGACGCGTTTTGGCTATCCGGAGACGCTGGACGATTTAGCCTCTCACGCGGTGGTGCATTATGCGCTCAATCTGGGGAGTCGCCCGCAGGGCTTTGAATATTATGACGGTGAGAGCACCCGCTGGGTTAAAACCGGCGGCATCCTGACGGTGAACAGTACCGAAACTTATCACGCCTCCGCTCTGGCGGGTCTGGGGATTATTCAGGTGCCACGCGTCGGGGCTCGCGACGCGCTGCGCGCCAAAAAGCTGCTGGAGATCCTGCCACAATATCGTCCGGGCCCGATGCCGGTTTCGCTAATTTATCCCCACCGCCGCAACCTCTCCCGCCGGGTTCGCCTGTTTATGGAGTGGCTAACAGAATTAATGAAGGCGTACGTAGACTAG
- the yhjD gene encoding inner membrane protein YhjD, which translates to MPDNNQQRPVQELDYEPVKKMDTTPPSAASENAEVTSHDVSSAGSLVEKAKLLVQLVQQRPMIAHILRATERFNDRLGNQFGAAITYFSFLSMIPILMVSFAAAGFVLASHPTLLQDIFGKILMNVSDPTLASTLKSTINTAIQQRTTVGIVGLLIALYSGINWMGNLREAIRAQSRDVWERTPQDQEKIWLKYFRDFISLIGLLVALIVTLSITSVAGSAQQMIISALYLDNIEWLKPAWRLIGLAISILANYLLFFWIFWRLPRHRPRRKALMRGTLIAAIGFEIIKIVMTYTLPSLVKSPSGAAFGSVLGLMAFFYFFARLTLFCAAWIATAEYKDDRRMPGKTHR; encoded by the coding sequence ATGCCGGACAACAACCAGCAACGCCCTGTACAGGAACTGGATTACGAACCAGTCAAAAAAATGGACACCACCCCGCCTTCCGCGGCATCAGAAAACGCGGAAGTGACAAGCCACGATGTAAGCAGTGCGGGAAGCCTGGTCGAAAAAGCGAAGCTGCTGGTTCAGCTCGTACAGCAGCGCCCAATGATTGCCCACATCCTGCGAGCCACCGAGCGATTTAACGATCGGCTGGGTAATCAGTTTGGCGCCGCCATTACCTACTTCTCGTTTTTATCGATGATTCCCATCCTGATGGTCTCCTTTGCGGCAGCAGGCTTTGTGCTCGCGTCGCATCCGACCCTGCTGCAGGATATCTTCGGTAAAATCTTGATGAACGTTAGCGATCCGACGCTTGCCTCCACTCTGAAAAGCACCATTAATACTGCGATTCAGCAGCGCACCACGGTAGGGATTGTCGGGCTATTGATTGCCCTCTACTCGGGTATTAACTGGATGGGGAACTTGCGCGAGGCGATCCGCGCCCAGTCGCGTGACGTCTGGGAGCGCACGCCGCAGGATCAGGAGAAGATCTGGCTGAAATACTTCCGTGATTTTATCTCGCTGATTGGCCTGCTGGTGGCGCTGATTGTCACTCTCTCTATCACCTCGGTGGCCGGTTCGGCACAGCAGATGATTATCTCAGCGCTCTATCTTGATAATATCGAGTGGCTAAAACCCGCTTGGCGACTGATTGGATTAGCTATTTCAATCCTGGCGAACTATCTGCTCTTCTTCTGGATCTTCTGGCGCCTGCCACGCCATCGGCCCCGTCGTAAGGCGTTGATGCGGGGTACGCTGATTGCCGCTATCGGTTTTGAGATCATCAAAATCGTGATGACCTATACGCTGCCTTCGCTGGTGAAATCCCCCTCTGGCGCCGCCTTTGGTTCGGTGCTGGGGCTGATGGCATTCTTCTACTTCTTTGCGCGTCTGACCCTGTTCTGCGCAGCGTGGATCGCCACCGCCGAGTACAAAGATGACCGGCGAATGCCGGGCAAAACCCACCGCTAG
- a CDS encoding sugar kinase has translation MSKKIAVIGECMIELSQKDAEVSRGFGGDTLNTSVYIARQVSPDALSVNYVTALGTDNFSQQMLESWQAENVDTSLTQRMENRLPGLYYIETDSTGERTFYYWRNEAAAKFWLESDDAARICEELATFDYLYLSGISLAILSQGSRDKLLSLLRECRANGGKVIFDNNYRPRLWASREETQQVYSQMLQCTDIAFLTLDDEDALWGEKPVDEVIARTQAAGVSEVVIKRGADSCLVAVAGQPVIDVPAVKLAKEKVIDTTAAGDSFSAGYLAVRLTGGTPEAAAQRGHLTASTVIQYRGAIIPREAMPH, from the coding sequence ATGTCCAAAAAGATTGCCGTCATTGGCGAATGCATGATTGAACTCTCCCAAAAAGACGCGGAAGTGAGCCGCGGCTTTGGTGGCGATACATTGAACACGTCGGTCTACATTGCCCGTCAGGTCTCCCCTGATGCGCTGTCAGTGAACTATGTCACGGCACTGGGTACCGATAATTTCAGCCAGCAGATGCTGGAGAGCTGGCAGGCGGAGAACGTCGATACCTCCCTGACTCAGCGCATGGAAAATCGTCTGCCTGGGCTTTACTACATCGAAACCGACAGCACTGGCGAGCGTACCTTCTACTACTGGCGCAATGAAGCGGCGGCGAAGTTCTGGCTGGAGAGCGATGACGCGGCGCGCATTTGCGAAGAGCTGGCTACGTTCGACTATCTCTATCTGAGCGGCATCAGCCTCGCCATCCTGAGCCAGGGTAGCCGTGATAAGCTGCTCTCTCTGCTGCGTGAATGCCGGGCTAATGGTGGCAAAGTAATCTTCGATAACAACTACCGTCCACGTTTGTGGGCCAGCCGCGAAGAGACGCAGCAGGTCTACTCCCAGATGCTGCAATGTACCGATATCGCTTTCTTAACCCTCGACGACGAAGATGCGTTGTGGGGCGAAAAGCCGGTGGATGAGGTGATTGCCCGGACGCAGGCGGCAGGCGTCTCTGAGGTGGTGATCAAGCGCGGTGCCGATTCCTGTCTGGTCGCGGTTGCCGGTCAGCCGGTTATCGACGTTCCGGCAGTGAAGCTGGCGAAGGAAAAAGTGATTGATACTACAGCCGCGGGCGATTCATTTAGCGCCGGTTATCTGGCCGTACGCCTGACAGGCGGCACGCCGGAAGCGGCAGCCCAGCGCGGCCACCTCACTGCCAGTACGGTGATTCAGTATCGCGGGGCGATTATTCCCCGTGAGGCGATGCCGCACTAA
- a CDS encoding M16 family metallopeptidase: protein MQGTKIRLLTGGLLMMAAASYVHADALQPDPAWQQGTLANGFQWQVLSTPQRPSDRIEIRLSVNTGSLTESTQQTGFSHFIPRLALTQSGSLQAVQVRSLWQQGIDPKRPLPPAVVSYDYTMFNLSLPNNRNDLLKEALTWLSDTAGNVSITPETVNYALSNSDMVATWPADTKEGWWRYRLKGSTLLGHDPAEPLKQPVDIEQVKSFYQNWYTPDAMTLIVVGNVDARAVVEQINKTFGELKGKRHTPAPVPTLSPLRAEPVSIMTDTVRQDRLSIMWDGPWQPIRESAALLRYWRADLAREALFWHVQQTLSKNNTKDIGLGFDCRVLFQRAQCAINVESPNDKLNANMAVVAKELAKVRDNGLPVEEFNALVAQKGLELQKLFATYARTDTDILISQRIRSLQNQVVDIAPEQYQKLRQDFLSGLTVEMLNQDLRSQLSQDMALILLQPKGEPEYNMKELQETWSNIMVPAQSAAPVVSGDHQDVTDIPQAQ, encoded by the coding sequence ATGCAGGGCACAAAAATTCGACTCTTAACCGGCGGTTTGCTGATGATGGCAGCAGCCAGTTACGTGCACGCTGATGCGCTCCAGCCCGATCCTGCATGGCAACAGGGGACGCTGGCGAACGGCTTCCAGTGGCAGGTCCTCTCGACGCCTCAGCGTCCCAGCGATCGGATTGAAATCCGCCTCTCGGTAAATACGGGCTCCCTGACGGAAAGCACGCAGCAGACCGGCTTTAGCCACTTTATCCCCCGGCTGGCGCTGACCCAAAGCGGCAGCCTGCAGGCTGTGCAGGTGCGTTCACTGTGGCAACAGGGCATCGACCCGAAACGCCCACTCCCGCCTGCCGTGGTCTCTTATGACTACACCATGTTTAACCTCAGCTTGCCGAACAACCGTAATGATTTGCTCAAAGAGGCGCTGACCTGGCTCTCTGATACCGCAGGCAACGTCTCCATTACCCCTGAAACCGTTAACTATGCGCTGAGCAACAGTGACATGGTTGCCACCTGGCCGGCGGATACCAAAGAGGGCTGGTGGCGCTATCGCCTCAAGGGATCAACGCTGCTCGGCCACGATCCGGCGGAGCCGCTGAAGCAGCCGGTTGATATTGAACAGGTTAAATCTTTCTACCAGAACTGGTACACCCCGGATGCGATGACCCTGATTGTGGTGGGTAACGTCGACGCCCGTGCGGTAGTAGAGCAGATCAATAAAACCTTCGGCGAACTGAAAGGTAAACGCCATACGCCGGCGCCAGTGCCGACCTTGTCGCCGCTGCGTGCCGAACCTGTCAGCATCATGACCGACACAGTGCGTCAGGATCGTCTCTCAATCATGTGGGATGGCCCGTGGCAGCCTATTCGGGAATCCGCAGCCCTGCTGCGTTACTGGCGTGCAGATTTAGCCCGTGAAGCGCTGTTCTGGCATGTTCAGCAGACGCTTAGCAAGAACAACACTAAAGATATCGGTCTGGGCTTTGATTGCCGGGTACTGTTCCAGCGTGCACAGTGCGCCATTAACGTTGAGTCGCCGAACGATAAGCTGAACGCGAATATGGCGGTGGTGGCGAAAGAGCTGGCGAAGGTACGTGACAACGGGCTGCCGGTAGAAGAGTTTAACGCGCTGGTGGCGCAAAAGGGCCTTGAGCTGCAAAAGCTGTTTGCCACCTATGCGCGCACAGATACCGATATCCTGATCAGTCAGCGTATTCGCTCCCTGCAAAACCAGGTGGTGGATATCGCGCCGGAGCAGTATCAGAAACTGCGCCAGGACTTCCTGAGCGGCCTGACGGTGGAGATGCTGAACCAGGATCTGCGTTCGCAGCTTTCACAGGATATGGCACTGATTCTGCTGCAGCCGAAGGGCGAGCCTGAGTACAACATGAAAGAGCTGCAAGAAACCTGGAGTAATATTATGGTGCCTGCGCAGAGTGCGGCTCCCGTTGTTTCTGGCGATCATCAGGACGTGACGGATATTCCGCAGGCGCAGTAA